From the genome of Danio rerio strain Tuebingen ecotype United States chromosome 2, GRCz12tu, whole genome shotgun sequence, one region includes:
- the cib3 gene encoding calcium and integrin-binding family member 3: MSHCSLLCQFFISEISAGIRLQCTVCHGTARMGNKQTIFTSQQLDAYQDCTYFTRKEILRLFHRYRDLAPQLVPLDYTNEPDVRLPYELIGSMPELKDNPFRQRIAEVFSEDGQGNMTLDDFLDMFSVMSEMAPRDLKAYYAFKIYDFNNDDFICKSDLEKTLNKLTRNELTEDEVRMVCEKVIDEADLDNDGRLSLEDFQHMILRAPDFLSTFHIRI; the protein is encoded by the exons ATGTCTCACTGCAGCCTTTTGTGCCAGTTTTTCATATCTGAAATATCTGCAGGCATTCGGCTGCAGTGCACAGTCTGCCATGGCACTGCGAGAATGGGGAACAAGCAGACCATCTTCACATCCCAGCAGCTGGACGCATATCAG GATTGCACATATTTCACCAGGAAAGAAATACTGAG GCTGTTTCATCGGTACCGTGATTTGGCTCCTCAGCTGGTGCCGCTGGACTACACCAATGAGCCGGACGTGCGTTTGCCGTATGAGCTGATTGGCAGCATGCCGGAGCTGAAG GATAACCCATTCAGACAGAGGATCGCGGAGGTTTTCTCTGAGGATGGGCAGGGAAACATGACTCTGGACGACTTTCTGGACATGTTTTCAGTGATGAGTGAAATGGCGCCGCGGGACCTGAAGGCATATTACGCCTTTAAGATATACG ACTTCAACAACGACGACTTCATCTGTAAATCAGACCTGGAGAAAACTCTGAATAAACTGACCCGAAATGAGCTCACAGAGGACGAGGTGCGGATGGTGTGCGAGAAGGTGATCGATGAGGCTGATCTGGACAATGATGGCCGTCTTTCTCTGGAGGATTTCCAGCACATGATTTTGAGAGCGCCTGATTTCCTCAG